A DNA window from Actinomycetota bacterium contains the following coding sequences:
- a CDS encoding PaaI family thioesterase, which yields MEHRQNYKVTAKQENSRMCFVCGLKNKLGLKASFYETDQKELIAIFTPNQTHQGYPGRLHGGLAAAILDEAIGRNINMGKDEQLWGVTVDFSIRLKKPIPLGQPLKAVSRLTKENRRFFEGTGEILLEDGTIAATAHGKYYKMPIGDISSDFTMDPQDWMVKPAPDDPREIEIP from the coding sequence ATGGAACATAGACAAAATTACAAGGTAACAGCCAAACAGGAAAACTCCAGAATGTGCTTTGTATGCGGCCTAAAAAATAAGCTGGGCCTAAAAGCATCCTTTTACGAGACAGACCAAAAAGAACTGATAGCCATATTTACCCCCAATCAAACCCATCAGGGCTACCCGGGAAGGCTGCATGGAGGCTTAGCGGCAGCTATTTTAGATGAAGCTATAGGACGCAATATAAATATGGGAAAAGATGAGCAGCTGTGGGGAGTTACAGTAGACTTTAGTATCCGCCTAAAAAAACCAATACCCTTAGGCCAGCCCCTAAAAGCAGTAAGCAGGCTTACTAAAGAAAACAGGCGGTTTTTTGAAGGTACGGGAGAAATACTGCTGGAAGATGGAACCATTGCAGCCACTGCCCACGGTAAATACTATAAGATGCCTATTGGAGACATATCCTCTGATTTTACCATGGATCCCCAAGACTGGATGGTAAAACCTGCCCCAGATGATCCCCGTGAAATAGAAATACCATAA
- a CDS encoding (Fe-S)-binding protein, whose amino-acid sequence MSNMLIVILVSVAIALFLAILIILVSIILPKEKKKPEKVEQILQIMPKRDCGACGFIGCEDYARAVAEDPSLAQEHKCPFILRDEQKLPELEKLLGVKIDKSKKKK is encoded by the coding sequence ATGTCAAATATGTTAATAGTAATACTGGTATCGGTGGCTATAGCCCTATTTTTAGCCATCCTTATAATACTGGTAAGCATCATACTTCCCAAAGAAAAAAAGAAGCCTGAAAAAGTAGAGCAGATACTGCAAATAATGCCTAAGAGAGATTGCGGCGCCTGCGGCTTTATAGGCTGTGAAGACTATGCCAGAGCAGTAGCCGAAGATCCTTCACTGGCCCAAGAACATAAATGCCCCTTTATTTTAAGAGACGAACAAAAATTACCTGAGCTGGAAAAACTGTTGGGAGTAAAGATAGATAAGAGCAAAAAGAAGAAGTAG